One window of Amaranthus tricolor cultivar Red isolate AtriRed21 chromosome 11, ASM2621246v1, whole genome shotgun sequence genomic DNA carries:
- the LOC130826628 gene encoding uncharacterized protein LOC130826628, translated as MVDKLCGGKKNQQGQVFRKSRWNPLVESSTIEEYEDKWQVIVSTWSLRNKKVVRYLTGTWIPLREKFVRAWTNDCLHLGNRTTSRVESQHSSFKYYLRPGLCTGVSTL; from the coding sequence atggtggacaagttgtgtggcggcaagaaaaatcaacaagggcaggtattcaggaaaagtagatggaaccccttggttgaaagttctacgatCGAGGAATATGAAGATAAATGGCAAGTgatcgtcagtacgtggtcgcttaggaacaaaaaggtcgttcggtatttgactggaacatggattccactgagagagaaatttgtccgtgcgtggacgaatgattgtttacacttgggtaaccggactaccagcagagttgaaagccaacactcgtcttttaagtattaccttCGTCCGGGGCTATGTACGGGTGTGAGCACACTTTGA